From the Caldicellulosiruptoraceae bacterium PP1 genome, the window ATATCGCCGTTTGAGTCAGTAAGAGCCTTTTTGCAGTCCATCATACCTGCACCAGTTTTTTCTCTAAGTTCTCTTACCATTTCTGCACTAATCATATCAAAAACCTCCTAAAGTTTCTCTTCTTTTGAGTGGGTTTTTATATTTATTATTCTTCAACTGAATCGTCAAATTCAACGTCAATTTCAGTAGTATCTTCAACTTCTGAAGTTTCTACCGCAGGAGTATTCTGTTCACCTTCATTAGCTTCAATAACAGCATCAGCAATCTTAGCAGTAATTAATTTAACAGCTCTAATTGCGTCATCGTTTCCTGGAATAACATAATCAACTTCATCAGGATCACAGTTGGTATCAACTATCGCAACTATTGGAATACCAATCTTTTTTGCTTCTAATACAGCATTTCTTTCTTTCTTAGGGTCTACTATATAGATTAAATCAGGAATTTTTTCCATATCTTTTATTCCGCCAAGGTATTTAAGAAGTCTATCTTTTTCTTTCCTAAGAAGGTTAACTTCTTTCTTTGGAAGCAATTCAAATGTGCCGTCTTCTTCCATTTTTTGAAATTCTTTTAGTCTTGCAATTCTTGTCTTTATAGTTCTAAAGTTTGTAAGCAGACCACCAAGCCATCTTTGGTTGATGTAATACATACCACATCTTTCGGCTTCTTCTTTCACTGTATCCTGAGCTTGCTTTTTTGTACCAACAAAAAGAATTTTTTTACCTTCTTGAATTTGTGATTTTACAAATTCATAAGCTTCGTCCATCTTCTTTACAGTCTTTTGTAAATCAATAATATAAATACCATTTCTTTCTGTGAAGATGTACTCAGCCATTTTAGGATTCCATCTTCTTGTTTGATGTCCAAAGTGAACTCCTGCTTCAAGTAATTGTTTCATTGATAATACTGGCATTTTTTTACCTCCCATTCGGTTTTTTTGAGTATTGGATGTAAGGCTTTTTGCCCACCGAAGATTTCCAATCTCTTTTATTATTAATTAAACCTATGATATTATAGCACATCGTTTATTTTTATACAATAACCTTTTAAATTA encodes:
- the rpsB gene encoding 30S ribosomal protein S2; the encoded protein is MPVLSMKQLLEAGVHFGHQTRRWNPKMAEYIFTERNGIYIIDLQKTVKKMDEAYEFVKSQIQEGKKILFVGTKKQAQDTVKEEAERCGMYYINQRWLGGLLTNFRTIKTRIARLKEFQKMEEDGTFELLPKKEVNLLRKEKDRLLKYLGGIKDMEKIPDLIYIVDPKKERNAVLEAKKIGIPIVAIVDTNCDPDEVDYVIPGNDDAIRAVKLITAKIADAVIEANEGEQNTPAVETSEVEDTTEIDVEFDDSVEE